AAAGACCTCTGAATGTCAACTTTAAATGTCTACcaatgaaaaaaatgagaacGGGCATAAAATATCTGACTTCTAAACCAATTAGTTCAGAAATCAATATAAGCTCAGAAATCAATATAATCAGTTTTCAGCTATTGAAAAAGTTTCCTGAATTCCAGTTCAAATTCTCGGGGACAATAACAGAGGAAACACAAATCTGACTGGAGAAATCAGAGACTCCTGAAAGAAAGTTCTCATTCCAACTTTGCCACTCCTGAATCTTCACCTTGTTAATAACTCCCTTATTTCTACCCTTGTAGGGTCCTGCTGTCACACATCTTTCAGATGCACCCAAATCCCTTGCCTCACCTTCCCTGAGTTTGCAGCACAtactttttgttttactgtgagGAGGGGAAGTGCTCAGCACGTGATCCAGATCCTCCTTCAGCCGGCGATTCTCAGCCTGCATTTCCCTGATGTTCCTGGAGAGCCTCAGCACGGCAGCATTCAGTGCCTTCAGTCGTTTCTGGGTGTCTCTGCCCTCTGCACTTGGAAAAGGGATCAAAACCAGAAAGTTAACttaaaagcagagaacaaaGAAGCAGCATTAAAAAGAGGGGAGCAGCTTCACTATTCAAGTCAGATGGCGGAGTTGACAGCCTCAGTTCCCCCATAATAACAtttctcaacttttttttttttacttgggGAGTTACCTATTCTTTGAAAAAGCATGCAAAGATCATCTTGCTCAACAGTTCCACAATTGTTCCAATTTGCATCAAAACATTGAAACattgaaaattcatttattaCTTTTACTTCCTTCCCCACTCTGTTCCATTTATGCACAAACAAGAGCACTTGTATGATTGTTATTCATCTTATTGTTTTGTCAACCAACCTTACAATGCTTTACCAGCACTCTGTGAAcctctgatttaaaaaatgcttcagtAAACTGTGAGACTCCTCCAAAAAACTATCCAGCACAGAGAGCCAGCCTGCAGGCTCTGAAGGGCTTTTGCTCACTAACAAACATTGAGAttgggggagagagagagggggatAGACAGAGATGGAATAACTCTCAAACAAATCCAATACTCAAGTGTCTTTTCAGATAACTGGAAATGGTGCTCAACTGTAAAAGAAACTATCCTTGTGTCTATAAACCCCAGAGAGATCTGAAATAGATTTGAAGAATACACCtaataaggaaatgaaaagcatcAGAAATGGGAAAGCATgtaaaaaacaactttaaataTACTACatggatttaaatttttttttctaagaaaggGGGGAAGAAATCTGAGCTTCTAGATGTTCAAAGTTGTAACATTTGTTCACAAAACAGACTTTCAGTGAGaagaaatatatttgctttattgctaggagaaaattcccaaaaacttatttctggaaataaagGCCTGAAGTAACTGATGGACTTGGTTTTGCACAAATGCCACTGCCAGTGACAACCACAGAACAGTTTGTGAAGGAATCTTTCATCCCATCCACTGGAAAATTACAAGGTAAAAGGGGACACAGCCTACAGTTAGAATATCAGAGTGAAAAGGCTAAATTTTCAGCTAATGTcctttttagaaattaaaaggaaatgaagaaaaaaaccaaacaaaacaaggctGTCCAGGTGTCATGGATGACTATCCACACAGCTGCCCCAGACAGCAGGGACAACAAAGagtaaaaaccaaaccacaacacACCATCAAAATGGGGTAGTGACAGGAATGATAGAAACCGTAACCAGACCACTCAGCGACACTATTTTAGGCTCATCTaaacctaaataaaaaaatagatttcagtCCATTTTGATGGCTTGAAAAGTTAGTTTCTAGCTACAACTGGATACTACAGCTTCACACACAAATAACCAGACTTCAGCATTGACACTGAAGAAGAGAAGCCAAATGCCACTCACATCAGCCAGAACTAATGGAGACAAGCATCATGAAAGAAATACTCTCAAACAACTCTTTCAATATGCCAGAGTCCTGACCTTCAACatgatttattatttcagtgctCAGCCTCTCCAGCAGAGACTGACAGTCACGTAATGGAGAGAGACTGCCCTGACCACCACTTTTTGAAGCTATGAATaaatgaggagaaggaagagaccTGGTGACTCATTTTCACCTGTAAATAAATTAGGTGTGATGGCTTAGAGCCTCAAGAGGCTGGTCACTGCAGGTCTGAgccaaaagatttttttttttttttaaagtggcaAAACAAATTGCAGTTTTCAATTCACGAGTGACAGTGAATTAGGGAACACAAGCAGTATAAATAATGACCCTAAGGAATTCTCACATGTTTCTATCAATCTAAATAATTATACTCAACGTTAACACAGTTGTCTGTGCTTCACACTAGGAGGTCAAGTATATTTTGAAGTGGTGTGGTAACAAATTTTACTGTCCTACAAGACACTCTTACCCTTTTATCAGCTCAAATAACACTCACTTGCAGTGATGCTTTTGATCTGCTCTCTTAGTGGAGCTGTGTCTTCTGCCTTTGTGCTTTGACTTTCATAAACTGTATAAACTTTTATAAACTCTATAAACTGTTCACTCTCACCACCATGCCCACACTTGCTCACCAGTGACAAGCACTAGTACAAGCTTCTCTGACACAATTTACTAGTCTGTGTCTCTGtaccaaaggaaaataatgtttactccaagaacattttctttgcaCTCTGGAGCAAGATGCAGAACTGACTCAAGTGTGAAATGCCAAACATCCAGGGAGTTTGTTTCAATTACCAGTCATGCCAGAATAGGTGTGATTATGAGGGAAGATGCAACAGAGATAAGTTTTCAGTGCTATCCTGTACTTTTTAAATAGCTCTGGTATTTTTCCAGATCCACAAAATGATCTATctacaagcaaaaaaatatgaCTAAGACATATTTCAAGGCTGTGAAGCCAACTAAAGCAGTACCAAAAAAGCAAATCCTGCAATCTAAATGACAAAAACAGTTCCCATGTAGTAGTTTTCCATCAGTTAAAGTAGGACTCCAGTGATGTGTGAAACACATGCATGCAAACATTTTTATCAGAAGAATTAAACATACTTTTTCCTCATAGTCTCAGACTtggccaggaggagctggaggcgATGAACCTGTGAAATAGAAATTCCATTAAGGAGCACTGGCAATGTCAGCTTCCACAGCAACACAGCTGTTCATTAGGTGAAAATCAGAGCAAGACTCTCTGGGTAGTGGCAGAGCTAATGATGCCATCACTGAAGATCAGCCTACTGTTAAATTTGCTTCCATCTCAAGATTACACTTACGGATGTACAGTGGGTTCTTGACTTGCCCTTTTTCATTAACACACCCAacttattgaaaaaaaacatttttcctgtaCATACATCTGGAGCTGTGAGAATAACTATGAAAACCTGCTACCAATGACAGGTGCTGTTAAGGTACAAGAAATTTATCTTACACATTCCATTTGCACTTTGACTCAACAACTGCCCAGCCTCCTGTCCTGCATGCACCTTGAAGGACCTGCCAGACATACCTCTTCATAGTAGGTTTCCATGGCTAACCTCACTTCTTCCAAACTACTGGTCTTCATGTCTGCCTGGAAttcactgaaaacagaataataCAAAAAAGAATCCTGTCAGCTCAGCAAAGACACTGCAAGCTGGTGGttcataatttttttggtttataaTTGCCAATACGTTCTTGGGAGTTTATTAAAATGTCTTAAGGAATAGAACACAAACGAAAAATAACATGGATTTCCAATTCTCTCTATTAGCTCATCCAATACAAGCCTCTACCCCCTGCCCCCTCAAAGTCATACTTAATAGTATTGTCTTTCTCCTTGCACTGCTCTTCAAGCTTGACAATCTTCTGCTTTAATCCAGTAACCACCTACAGAAAGAACAAAGAGCTCATGAGTCCTTGAATAATCTGTCTCTTCACAGAAGGTCTATTCCTGTCTGCCCTGTCTTTATAAATTGTACCTGATCAGATATACTTATTTCTACATATTTCAGTACTTAGTAAATCATACACATCTGCTACCCTGTGAAAAAGAGAGCACTGAGGAAATCAGATGCTTGATTTCATAATGAGTTTAACAATATGGATATACaaccataaaataaaaacaacattgCCCACTACCTTGCCAACATCAAAGCAGCAAACAATAGTGAGAATACTGCCTAAACAGACTCAAGACAATGACAAAGAAAGCTTCCCAAAATAATGTTAATTCTAGATCTTTGTTACTGACTCCTTACCTGCTAACAGAGATACAGGTTATGTGATTCCCTAACTGAcctaattttactttttagtaGAGCTTCACCTtagcaagaggaaaaaggacAAATGAAAGCAGGAAGCGATAAAGACACTCTTACCCATCCATTATCAGTCTTCTTTTCTGACGAAGCTCGagccagctcagagccctgcaacagaaaaagcaagtgACCAAATCTGACACTTTATTCTACTGCTGGCTCTTTCCACAGAATTTGCCAACCTGCTCAACTCCACAGTCCAACAGCTAAAATTCTGAACTCCCTATGCCCACAGCTAGTTCTATTAGCACATTTCTCCCAAGATGTAGGTCTGCACACAGTGACAGCCACAAGAAATTCAGTAAGATTCAAGTCTGACCACAACCACAAATGCTTCTTGTCAGGGCCTGACAAGGCTGCTCTTCTGCCTCCTGGTCAGAAGAGGACTACTCAGGACTGCATGCACCCATCACTCTGCAATGGGTTAACTCCCTTCTACTCTCAGgcaaaatattcagaaaatggGCTCCTAATTAGACAGCACTTTTATTTTACCTTCAGAAATTAAAGGTATTTGTGCTAAATGAACTTATCTGTAGTGCATGGCATCATCTTCCTTTGAACTGAGCTGGACTGCTGATTTGCTGGACCAGAAACCCCTTTACACCACCTCTCATGCTCCAGCTCATTACTCCTAGGAGTCACCACAATACAAACTCCTACTCTTTTGCCCCACTTTCATCCCCACAAGAAATACCCACCCTGGAAGGATCCAGCAGTTGTTCAATCTGTTTATCCTTTCTATTGTTCTCCTCTTCCAGTCGACGGAGCTTCGTCTTCATTCGGTCTCCCAAATTCTTCTGAGCTTGTATTGTCTAAAAGATGGGAGAAGAATCTTAAGCACATTTCAGAAATaggaaaatgcagagttttcactgaaaacacattttgatgTCAAAACCAATCCAATTACAACGGTAAAGATGAcatggaaaaagaagacaaaacagCCAAAACACAAAATCATCACACTGGACCAGGACAGACACAAAGACAGCACAGCTTAGGGATGAGACAGAGGGTAGATGAAAGGAAAAGGTCTAACAGAAAGGCAACCTTACACAAACAACCAAGCCCAGCCAAGGCATTTGTCTACAGGTAACCCCAGAGTTCAACAAGCCCAGTCCTCACCCTTCATACAGCACACCAACCTCTAGAGAAAACCCACTCTAACCATACCACCACAGTGAATTTGTCTTAGACAGACACAAGTTTTAGTTTAGCCCTACattacaaatgcaaaaaaaaatgtggtgGATATCCCAAGTTAGAGAAACCAAAGAATTCTGGATCATTAAGGCCAGGACATGTACAGGATGGAGTGCCATGACTTTTTCTGTCATCTCAGAGAAACTGTACCTTTTTCAGTTCTATAATTTCATCATACAtatcttctttctctttgtagTCAGGAGTTCCAGGAATGTAGCCTACAGAAAGGGGTATGTAAAATAAGTAGATCCAAAAGAGGTATTTTTAACCAACCAGAAACCTTGCAGATAAAGAGAAATATCTAGAACAGCACCAAAGTGGAAActaggcttttttcctttcctcgaagaagaaaaatcaacaaggaaattaattttagaaatgGAGGTGAAATGGAAGTGTTACTGTATGAAACTTCTGCCAGATTTTGCAGCCAATTTTTTCATAATTACTTCTCTTCTCTGCTGCTATATTAAAATATCCATCTCAAGAAAGATACAAATATCACAGAAGACTGCAGTCTTCTCATCCCAATAAATCCATTATTTACAAAAGGTTTCTAAAAGATGTCTAGAatacatttttctatttatgcTTAACATGCACAAATATATCATCCTGTAAAGTTGCCAGAAACTGTGAATCACCAGTACATGTATAGGTGTCGTTTTAAATGGAAGTGGAATTTTAAAGTTTACAGTTCTCctttaagaaaagcagaataaaacttTGAAAGTTTGCTCTTCTCATAAAACTCGTTTGATTTTAATGTCACAACTACATGATAAAACACTTTCTAGAGAAGAAGTAAAAGGAGTCAATTACACAGAATTTCAGGCAAGCAGATGGTTTCTATCAATGGTTCCTAAACTATGTTTTGAAGTCACAATAAATTGTCTACAGCTGTCCCATTGAACCATATTATATTTGCAACGTTTTCAGCTGCAAATGCATGGCAATTTGCAAAAGTTTTGAAAGCTAACAGTGATTCATTGCTCAAAAAAATTGGAAATCCCTGCCTTAACCAATTTAGGAATCTCAAAAAGTATCTCATGGATCATATTTTCACACATGTATTTTAGTAAACTAAAATGGCTCTTGCTTTTCTTAAGCAATGTGtgttttcagagggaaaaaaaataaattcacttttatCTACCACACCATTATAGAGCTTACCATTACTGGAAGAACGAGCATGTTTTGGCTTTTTCATTCCTAGAGCTTCCTTCAAATATTCTGGAGTGCTACTGGAAACGTTAGCTCGCACATGCCCCGTGTCAGCATCCGATTTCAGAGCATGGCTCATTCCTGCCAAgagaaatggaacaaaaatgcaaaaatcagGGATAATTGTGAATTAAATTTGTGGAATTATTCTGAACAAATGCAACATGGAAAGCTCCAGATGCTGTTAATTATTCCCTCGATAAATGCCAATGCTCAAGATCAGATAATTCCAACCACCCAAATAAATAACAGTGAAATTAACTCCTATGTAACCTTTAATCAAATACAAGTCTATTTTTAATAGCTTACATGTTAAGCTGTCCACAACAATGAATTTGATCCataaatgcaaacatttctATACTAATACCTTGTTTCAGAAATCCCAGCCACATCTGCCTTGGGTTTTCAACAGCTGCATTCTCAAAACAAGCACTGGCCCTTCCCTGCAGAGATCTCCAAGCTGCAGCTTTCTTAGGATACAGTTGTGTGCTTGAGCTGTAGGGAGACtctacagcaaaagaaaatatctcaGTGCCGCCTTCAAAAGCTCAAGGTTACTCAAATTCTTGTTGTCTTGTTCTTCAAAGTTTCCAGACTCAATCCTATTACttgtaaaaatagaatttaacaGCGTATTCCATCCTGGCTTACACAGAGTGATGGACAGACACATTTAAAAACCCATAAATCCCAAAAAACTCcactataaataaaaaaatacaattccaAAAACATGAAGAGGCTTAGAAAAAGCAGAGTGACAGCAGTACGACTAACACATGTGGAAATATTTATGTGTACAGTTTGGATAGGTATCCTTAAGATACCTGCACATCTAAATGTTGTTATTAACAACACTTTAAGGTAAAGCCTTTGAAACATTCACTAGAAGCCAATGAAGCAAGGTTAATGGAAAAGTATAGCAAAAATACataaaccccagaaaaaaaaaaggacaaaccCAATATTAGAACTGAAGATCTAATAATAACAAAATTGTACTATgaaaaaaccaaagcaacccATCAcaagaaatgaaacagagaaCCACCAAATCTACACAGAGATCCATGACTGGATGGTAGAGAGCTCCAGTCATTCCAGAGTCTCTACACAACAAGTATCAGCATTTCTCCAAACagacaaggagaaaaacaaattcagaatGGTTTCCATCACAAGGCATAACATGAGAAAAAATAGACCATGCTGGAGAATCAAGAATTACAACCAACCCATAAATGTCAGTATTTTAGTCTGTACAATCTGGACTTCCCAGGTTACAGAACAGATCTCTGTTAGGTgtgctctgcacacagcagtGAATAATTCTGAAGAGAATAACAAGATGTTATCTCAGATAAAGCTCCCTGTTCCTGTATCCCACAAATGTATCCAGCTTTGTAATGGCAGAATAAAAAGTTTTGGAACACTTACTTGGTGACTTTGGAGGCTTCTGAAAAATCTTCTTCTTTAacttctgaaagagaaattgatttttttctgtattgaaaATACGCGGCTCTTAAGATATCATCATATAATGTCAAAATTGCCTTCAATCTCCCATTTTCTATGAAGATCCTTTGTTCTAATAAGAACAAAACCTTTTCtatagagaagaaaaatagtaGCATTAAGCATATGCAGATTTGGGCACAGCAATGGTGACCAGAATTAAGGCAGAGCAAACTGAAGTCTGATTATACAGATACTGTCAATTCTTGCTCAGAACATGAGACCTTTCCCAACAACATTAAatatgagaagcagaaaattcaAGATGATCCCAGAGTAGAGGCTGATCTGTAGAACCCTTTAGCTAAAGGAGTTATTCAATTCCATTAAAACTCTCTAAAAGGATTGCTTAAGCTCACAACTTGATagaacagcaaaataaagcCAAACATCATTtgcagccccagtgctgagAATCTGGAAGGCAGAATTACATCTGAAATCAGAGGTTTGTGACCCTTTGCAGTGCCACTGTTCACTCTCCTCTCTGAGGGCTGCTTGgtgagcaggaggcagcacacAGATGAGCAGGAACTCcagaggggttttggggcaTTAATCCAAACTCACCACGGCTGTGTCTGACTGGCAGGTTATCACAGACAGGCTGTCATCTCCCTGGAAACACAGACAGGACATTGCTACTGAACAGCTGCTTGCAATACACATCCAGAAAACTTCTACAGCTCAACAAAGCTGGAGAGCAATACATTCAAACAGTAAACGCTGTGACCAAAGCCTCTGTTTCTCTTCCATTGCATTGCTAGAATGTCAATGGTTTAAGACAAAAATaagccattttttaaaaacactaaaGCCACTGAAAGATGGTGGGGCTCTTGCtgcaaaagccagcagcatttGCTCTAATACAAGTAGTTTTGGGATATTGTGAAAGTCACTTCAGCAATGAACATCATAGAATGCTGTGggatggaagagaccttaaagatcatccagtttcaACCTCTGTGCCACGAGCAGGGACACTTTGAGGGCACTTGAGTCACAGAGACTTGGCACTGCagtgcacagcactgcaccagcaGAACCTTCAGCTGGCTCTGCATGAATTTCTCCACCATTTAAGCTGCAACCCActcagctcttcccttcctccctcaccTGTGCTACCCCTGCTATGCTGTGGGACTGTTCAGCTGCTGTATGGAAATGGAGAAGTGCCCaggctgagggaaaaaaactcaaataCAAGGAAGATGTCAAGTTTCCCTCCCTCTAAAATGCAAGCATATccacagctgaaggaaaatttCCACTTAGCTCCCAAATTATCTGGATGCTGCCCCCACAGAAAGACCTTTTCCACTTGCTGCTGACTCTGTGGCACTCAGCACCAATCCTGGACAGATGCTGATCTGTGCCTGTaagaggcaggggaagggatgAAGTATTTTTGGAAACCCTGGCTGGCAGAACAGGAGCAAGGAGAGCAGCTTAAAGAGCCTGCCATGCTGcctgagagcaggcagggatgtgtCCTCACACACCAGGCCATacagtttttcatttcctgaggCAATACTCCTTGCAGCACACTGattaattttgtcattttaaggCGTCTCATTCTGAAATATCTCTGCCTAACTGCAGCTATCACGTTTGGAATCAGACAATGTGGAGAGTGCCTGGCTTTGATAAATGGTAACAACAAAACCTTGGCCAGGACACAAACATGCAGTAAGAGCCCCACCACTATTGCCTGGTAACCTTCAGAGctcctttgctgctgcaaaaCTGCCCCAACCAGAgccacctgcagcaggcagcaacaGAGCCTGGGGGTTCCAAAGGGGCTCAAAACCTCCAGCgggctgctgaggagctgggagacaAACAccaacacagaatcacagaattatctacgctggaaaagccctccaagatcatcgagtccaacctatgacccaACACCACCTTGCCAACCAGACCACGGCGCTGAGTGCCACGTCCACCTCCAGGGACGGCAaatccaccacctccctgggcagccccttccaataTCTAATCACtcttcctgtgaagaaattcttcctaacgTCCCACCTAAACTTCCTTAGCACAGCTCGAGACTTTGTCACCGCTGTGCCGGGCTGCGGGGCACTCGGGGAGACACAAGCAGAGCCCAGAGTCCCGGGggctggagaaggcagaagcCATCCCACTCCCCCTCCGAGCGCGGGGGTGCTCCAAAGTTTTGCCCCGGCCTCGAGGGAGCGTTTCCTGAGCCGAGCCCGAGCCGAAGCAGGCCTAGACCCGGggccttctcctcctccccgccGCTCTCTCCTTACCAGCTCCCCCTCCGCGGCGGCCTCGCCGGCCCCCCGGGCCATGGTGGGAGAGCAGCGGGAAGGCCTCAcgaggcggcggggccgcggggccgccctCGGGCCGTGGCCGCCGGctcggggctgggggcagccaTCGCCCCCCGGCGGCACTTCCGGCTCGCGGTAACCATGGCAACCCTCGGCGGCCCGCGGCGGTGACGCATGCGCAGAGCGGGGGCACGCCTGCAGGCGGTGTCGGGGGAGGGCTCGGCCCGGCGGCGGAGCGCGGGTGACACCAAGCGGCCCCGCAGGGAGCGAAACCCCggcgggcggcggagcgggcTCTGCGAGGGCTCCGCTCCACTTGCGGGCCGAGAGCTTCTGCCCGAGAGCGCCGGGATAACTCCGGGCAGGGCGCAACTCCATCCCGCTCACCGCCGCTACCgtcccgcagccgccgccggcCCCTGGAGCGCGCCCGGGTCACGCCCCCTGACCGGCCGCTGGCCACGCCCCCTGCCCGCTGGCCGCGCCCCCTTTGCGACACTCGCGGTGCGGCCGGGCCGGCTcggggccggtgccggtgccggtgccgctgGGCCCGGCCATGTGCGACCCCCAGTCCCGCTTCGTggcccgggcccgccgccgcTTCGCCATGACCCGCGAGTGCGCCGTGCTGCTGCCCGGAGTGTGCGCCGCCCTGGCCGACCCGCGGCAGCCCGGCCTCGACGACACCTGCCTGGAGAAACTGCTGGACTGGTTCCGCAGCCTGACGTGGTTCGGTGAGCGCCGGGGGCCGGCCGGGGCTGGTGCCGGGGGAGGGGAGATCCATCACGGGATCGCAGAGTAGTTCGGGGTGGAAGGGAGCGGTAGAGATCATCCAGTGCAGCCCCgtgccagggcagggtcccTGGCGCAGGTGACACGGGAACAGCGGCCCGGGTGGGATTGGAGTGTCCGCACAATGTCTAAGGTGCTGTGACCCTGAGGTGCTGTGGGTGCACCCGCATTCACCGGTTCTAGCAGCTCGGGGAAGCGCTTCAGTGAGACAGGACAGTGCTGGCAGTGAGGTGCTGTTCTCTGGCCTCTCCTTGGCAGACCCCACTGTGGAGCTGGTGCAGGACAACCCGTGTCTGACAGAGCTCCTCAGCTCCGTGCTGGCCCTGCCGGACCCCAGCCCCGGCCTCCTGTCCTTCACCCTGCAGCTGGCCGGCATCCTCGCCTCTTCCGAAAGCCGCTTCCAGCACCTGCAGGTGAGTGTCTGgtcactctgctgctgtgtgtctgtctgctCCTTCTGGATGGATGATCCCTAAAAACGTGCATGTTCTGCTTAGTGAATTTATGGGTTACGTGGAACAACTCAGCAAAAGTGATTTGACAGCAAAGACCTGCCACCACCATTCCTGTTCAGTTCTCGTgtacagctgcttttcccttctgtctcACCACAGCAGGACTGTGAACGCTGGGGTGTAGTGCTTCCATTTTTAGTTCAAAAGAGTGTATGGGGTAACACAGCTCTGGCTcggactggatgatcttgaaggtctcttccagcctagTCGTTCTGTGAATCCTGTGGATGCTATTTCACAGCAGTCACTGCACAGTGCTGTATCCCAGGACAGATCCTGCAGATTTAAACTGCACTAACACATGTCATTTTCCCTCCACAGTAGGTTGACAGGAAGTTTTTGATTCCCTGCAAAAACAAGGGAGCTTTCTAAAGCAGTGCTTTTTGCACCATGATACATTTTAGTACAAAAACCAAAAGGCTTCATTCAGGGAAGAGATGTGTACAGGTGTACAAAGCAGTCTGATGGAACTGATGCACATAAATTGTCCTTTAGCACCTGCAAAC
This genomic window from Motacilla alba alba isolate MOTALB_02 chromosome 14, Motacilla_alba_V1.0_pri, whole genome shotgun sequence contains:
- the IQCE gene encoding IQ domain-containing protein E isoform X2, which translates into the protein MELRPARSYPGALGQKLSARKWSGALAEPAPPPAGVSLPAGPLGVTRAPPPGRALPRHRLQACPRSAHASPPRAAEGCHGYREPEVPPGGDGCPQPRAGGHGPRAAPRPRRLVRPSRCSPTMARGAGEAAAEGELGDDSLSVITCQSDTAVKLKKKIFQKPPKSPKSPYSSSTQLYPKKAAAWRSLQGRASACFENAAVENPRQMWLGFLKQGMSHALKSDADTGHVRANVSSSTPEYLKEALGMKKPKHARSSSNGYIPGTPDYKEKEDMYDEIIELKKTIQAQKNLGDRMKTKLRRLEEENNRKDKQIEQLLDPSRGSELARASSEKKTDNGWVVTGLKQKIVKLEEQCKEKDNTINEFQADMKTSSLEEVRLAMETYYEEVHRLQLLLAKSETMRKNAEGRDTQKRLKALNAAVLRLSRNIREMQAENRRLKEDLDHVLSTSPPHSKTKNYSEWSRQRLVRKILDLEKKVCAMESSRVSLGDSEASQVLAESSSHSVDLDHPTSQHLECCRLQRLVKKLKDDRQALQNLLLSKELDIKQLLQAKAEVELELQKWQSKMEEKSTGEQTLSEEIQNLTQKVGKLELKLEEEKRQMGEDTVEKLNKTPPVCTVTGKENHRKEQAARIIQRCWKMYKTKKEEVALHEAVVLLQAAFRGHLSRQKGLLDAGVPDAKSLTENSCLSSMSDSLSFSSDCKERDEMVTFIQSIFRAHLARTESLQERPSVPSAPSEKADPAVAITEKRPGSAALQGSSVPTSPLPGRSCSAPGVALDEAHSDDSDDVVVPPLLQVKKSYTHF
- the IQCE gene encoding IQ domain-containing protein E isoform X4: MELRPARSYPGALGQKLSARKWSGALAEPAPPPAGVSLPAGPLGVTRAPPPGRALPRHRLQACPRSAHASPPRAAEGCHGYREPEVPPGGDGCPQPRAGGHGPRAAPRPRRLVRPSRCSPTMARGAGEAAAEGELGDDSLSVITCQSDTAVKLKKKIFQKPPKSPKSPYSSSTQLYPKKAAAWRSLQGRASACFENAAVENPRQMWLGFLKQGMSHALKSDADTGHVRANVSSSTPEYLKEALGMKKPKHARSSSNGYIPGTPDYKEKEDMYDEIIELKKTIQAQKNLGDRMKTKLRRLEEENNRKDKQIEQLLDPSRGSELARASSEKKTDNGWVVTGLKQKIVKLEEQCKEKDNTINEFQADMKTSSLEEVRLAMETYYEEVHRLQLLLAKSETMRKNAEGRDTQKRLKALNAAVLRLSRNIREMQAENRRLKEDLDHVLSTSPPHSKTKNYSEWSRQRLVRKILDLEKKVCAMESSRVSLGDSEASQVLAESSSHSVDLDHPTSQHLECCRLQRLVKKLKDDRQALQNLLLSKELDIKQLLQAKAEVELELQKWQSKMEEKSTGEQTLSEEIQNLTQKVGKLELKLEEEKRQMGEDTVEKLNKTPPVCTVTGKENHRKEQAARIIQRCWKMYKTKKEEVALHEAVVLLQAAFRGHLSRQKGLLDAGVPDAKSLTENSCLSSMSDSLSFSSDCKERDEMVTFIQSIFRAHLARTESLQERPSVPSAPSEKADPAVAITEKRPGSAALQGSSVPTSPLPGRSCSAPGVALDEAHSDDSDDVVVPPLLQIH
- the IQCE gene encoding IQ domain-containing protein E isoform X1, which codes for MELRPARSYPGALGQKLSARKWSGALAEPAPPPAGVSLPAGPLGVTRAPPPGRALPRHRLQACPRSAHASPPRAAEGCHGYREPEVPPGGDGCPQPRAGGHGPRAAPRPRRLVRPSRCSPTMARGAGEAAAEGELGDDSLSVITCQSDTAVKLKKKIFQKPPKSPKSPYSSSTQLYPKKAAAWRSLQGRASACFENAAVENPRQMWLGFLKQGMSHALKSDADTGHVRANVSSSTPEYLKEALGMKKPKHARSSSNGYIPGTPDYKEKEDMYDEIIELKKTIQAQKNLGDRMKTKLRRLEEENNRKDKQIEQLLDPSRGSELARASSEKKTDNGWVVTGLKQKIVKLEEQCKEKDNTINEFQADMKTSSLEEVRLAMETYYEEVHRLQLLLAKSETMRKNAEGRDTQKRLKALNAAVLRLSRNIREMQAENRRLKEDLDHVLSTSPPHSKTKNYSEWSRQRLVRKILDLEKKVCAMESSRVSLGDSEASQVLAESSSHSVDLDHPTSQHLECCRLQRLVKKLKDDRQALQNLLLSKELDIKQLLQAKAEVELELQKWQSKMEEKSTGEQTLSEEIQNLTQKVGKLELKLEEEKRQMGEDTVEKLNKTPPVCTVTGKENHRKEQAARIIQRCWKMYKTKKEEVALHEAVVLLQAAFRGHLSRQKGLLDAGVPDAKSLTENSCLSSMSDSLSFSSDCKERDEMVTFIQSIFRAHLARTESLQERPSVPSAPSEKADPAVAITEKRPGSAALQGSSVPTSPLPGRSCSAPGVALDEAHSDDSDDVVVPPLLQLYWHILWISYEKLHF
- the IQCE gene encoding IQ domain-containing protein E isoform X3, whose translation is MELRPARSYPGALGQKLSARKWSGALAEPAPPPAGVSLPAGPLGVTRAPPPGRALPRHRLQACPRSAHASPPRAAEGCHGYREPEVPPGGDGCPQPRAGGHGPRAAPRPRRLVRPSRCSPTMARGAGEAAAEGELGDDSLSVITCQSDTAVKLKKKIFQKPPKSPKSPYSSSTQLYPKKAAAWRSLQGRASACFENAAVENPRQMWLGFLKQGMSHALKSDADTGHVRANVSSSTPEYLKEALGMKKPKHARSSSNGYIPGTPDYKEKEDMYDEIIELKKTIQAQKNLGDRMKTKLRRLEEENNRKDKQIEQLLDPSRGSELARASSEKKTDNGWVVTGLKQKIVKLEEQCKEKDNTINEFQADMKTSSLEEVRLAMETYYEEVHRLQLLLAKSETMRKNAEGRDTQKRLKALNAAVLRLSRNIREMQAENRRLKEDLDHVLSTSPPHSKTKNYSEWSRQRLVRKILDLEKKVCAMESSRVSLGDSEASQVLAESSSHSVDLDHPTSQHLECCRLQRLVKKLKDDRQALQNLLLSKELDIKQLLQAKAEVELELQKWQSKMEEKSTGEQTLSEEIQNLTQKVGKLELKLEEEKRQMGEDTVEKLNKTPPVCTVTGKENHRKEQAARIIQRCWKMYKTKKEEVALHEAVVLLQAAFRGHLSRQKGLLDAGVPDAKSLTENSCLSSMSDSLSFSSDCKERDEMVTFIQSIFRAHLARTESLQERPSVPSAPSEKADPAVAITEKRPGSAALQGSSVPTSPLPGRSCSAPGVALDEAHSDDSDDVVVPPLLQTLWLKATD